The Bradyrhizobium ottawaense genome window below encodes:
- the ccmE gene encoding cytochrome c maturation protein CcmE has product MTRKQRRMTIIGGSLVVLALAAALVLNALRDSIVFFSTPTMVAEKHVEPGKRFRLGGLVQPGSLQRGDNLAVTFEVADGNAKLPVAYKGILPDLFREGQGVVAEGALDAHGVFKADTVLAKHDETYMPKDVADALKKQGHWKDDYGGKPSDSGKTSDAGKPAATTAQGNPQGAMR; this is encoded by the coding sequence ATGACGCGCAAGCAGCGACGTATGACCATCATCGGCGGCTCGCTCGTCGTGCTCGCGCTCGCGGCCGCGCTGGTGCTCAACGCACTTCGCGACTCCATCGTGTTCTTCTCGACGCCGACCATGGTCGCCGAGAAGCACGTCGAGCCCGGCAAGCGGTTTCGCCTCGGCGGGCTGGTACAGCCCGGCTCGCTCCAGCGCGGCGACAATCTCGCGGTGACCTTTGAGGTTGCCGATGGCAACGCCAAGCTGCCGGTGGCCTACAAGGGCATCCTGCCCGACCTGTTCCGCGAAGGGCAGGGCGTCGTCGCCGAGGGCGCGCTTGACGCCCATGGCGTGTTCAAGGCTGATACCGTGCTGGCCAAGCACGACGAGACCTACATGCCCAAGGACGTTGCCGATGCCCTGAAGAAGCAGGGGCACTGGAAGGACGATTACGGCGGCAAGCCCTCTGATAGCGGCAAGACGTCCGATGCGGGCAAGCCCGCGGCGACGACCGCACAGGGCAATCCGCAGGGAGCAATGCGGTGA
- the ccmI gene encoding c-type cytochrome biogenesis protein CcmI, with amino-acid sequence MTLWFVFALMTVAAIFAVLWPLGRNGRAQDQGSEVAVYKDQLAEIERDLAAGLIPAPDAEAARVEISRRLLAAAASEPVVAPKSNLKWRRAAAVLALAGLPLVAIGVYMPLGSPRLQDFPLAQRERGSGSGVAQSLENLVVQVQQHLEKNPTDGRGWNVLAPVLERLGRFDDAVRAYRNSLTYNGESAERRSDLGEAISAAAGGVVTVEAKAEFERAHALNADDPKANYFLGLAAEQDGRKDDAATIWRALLAKAPADAPWRALVQSSLVRVGGGTMPALSDETIAASKDMAEGDRNAMVRGMVDRLATRLKQNGDDVDGWLRLVRAYLVMGERDKAMGASADARQAVASDAERLRQLDEGLRTLGLGG; translated from the coding sequence ATGACGCTATGGTTCGTGTTCGCGCTGATGACGGTCGCGGCGATTTTCGCCGTGCTCTGGCCGCTTGGCCGCAATGGACGCGCGCAAGACCAGGGCAGCGAGGTCGCGGTTTACAAGGACCAGCTGGCCGAGATCGAGCGTGATCTCGCCGCAGGCTTGATTCCTGCGCCGGACGCCGAGGCTGCGCGCGTCGAGATCAGCCGCAGGCTGCTCGCCGCGGCCGCCAGCGAGCCCGTCGTGGCGCCGAAATCGAATCTCAAATGGCGCCGCGCGGCGGCCGTGCTGGCGCTCGCTGGCCTGCCGCTCGTTGCGATCGGCGTCTACATGCCACTCGGCTCGCCCCGGCTTCAGGACTTTCCCCTGGCGCAGCGCGAGCGTGGATCCGGGTCCGGCGTGGCGCAGTCGCTCGAGAATCTCGTCGTGCAGGTCCAGCAACATCTGGAGAAGAATCCGACCGACGGGCGCGGCTGGAATGTGCTTGCGCCGGTGTTGGAGCGGCTCGGCCGTTTCGACGATGCCGTGCGCGCCTATCGCAACTCGCTCACCTACAATGGCGAGAGCGCGGAACGCCGGTCCGATCTCGGCGAAGCGATCTCGGCTGCCGCCGGGGGTGTGGTGACCGTCGAGGCCAAGGCGGAATTTGAGCGTGCGCACGCCCTGAACGCGGACGATCCCAAGGCGAACTACTTCCTCGGCCTTGCCGCCGAGCAGGACGGCCGCAAGGACGATGCAGCCACGATCTGGCGCGCGTTGCTTGCGAAAGCGCCCGCGGATGCGCCGTGGCGTGCCCTGGTGCAGTCCTCGCTGGTGCGGGTCGGTGGCGGGACGATGCCGGCGCTGTCCGACGAGACGATTGCTGCGTCCAAGGATATGGCCGAAGGCGATCGCAACGCGATGGTGCGCGGCATGGTCGATCGTCTGGCCACCCGGTTGAAGCAGAACGGCGACGACGTCGATGGATGGCTGCGGCTGGTGCGCGCCTATCTCGTGATGGGCGAGCGGGACAAGGCCATGGGGGCATCGGCCGATGCCCGGCAGGCGGTTGCCAGCGACGCCGAGCGGCTGCGCCAACTTGATGAAGGCCTCAGGACTCTCGGGCTCGGCGGATGA